The DNA segment ATGAAATAACATGTTGCTTTCTTAATTCCTCAAGTTCTTCTATACTGTACCCCAATTCCTCCATTAATAACTCTTCCGTGTGCTCTCCTAATAGGGGAGGTGCAGATTTACTTGAGACATTTAAGTTTGAAAATCTCATTGGATTTTTGGTCATTTTAATCTCCCCAATGACCGGATGTGTTAGCACTTCAACACTTTCTCTAGCCTGAACCTGTGGGTGATCAAACGCTTGATCAATTGTATTCACTTTACCAGCAGGGATTTTTGCCTGGGAGAGCAATTCCATCCATTCATCAGCCGTTTTTTCTTTCAGCACTTGTTGAATCATGAAAACTAACTCTTCTTCATTTTCTAAGCGCTTATCATTGGTGCAATATCTTGGATCTGCAGCCCACTCCGGATGTTTTAATAACTTACATAATTTAACGTACAGACCATTGTTTCCAGCACACAACATAATCGGATCGTCCTTACATTTGAAAACCTGATAAGGTACGACATTATTGTGACTATTCCCTAATCGCTTAGAGATTTTCCCAGCATTTAAATAGCTGCTCGATACATTAGCCAGACTGCTCATTTGCACATCCAGTAAAGATAAATCAATATGCTGCCCCTGGTTATTGAAGTCTCTCATTCTAATTGCCGACAAAATACTAATCGCGACATAATTAGAAGTTAGAATATCCGCTATAGGCACACCAACTTTAGTCGGTTCTCCATCAGCATCTCCCGTAACATCCATTAAACCACTTATCGCCTGAATCACTGGATCGAAACCCGGAGCGCCTTTATCAGGACCAGTCTGACCAAATCCTGTAACAGAACACATAATTAACTGATCGTTAACCATCTTCAAATCTTCATAGCCTAACCCCAACTTTTCCATCGTCCCTGTTTTAAAATTTTCTAGAACGACATCTGCTTTTTTTACTAAATCCAGAAATATTTCTTTCCCTTTTTCCTCTTTTAAATTTAACGTAATGGACCTTTTATTACGGTTAGATGAAAAATAATACGTACTCTCCCCATTTACAAAAGGTCCCCATTCCCTCATACTATCTGATCCTGTTAACGATTCAACCCTGATCACATCCGCTCCTAAGTCTGCTAGAATCATTGATCCCGCTGGAGCAGCATATACCCTGGACAAATCCAGGATTCTTATATCTTTTAATGGTTGGTTCATGTTCATCTCTCCCTATAAGGTAAGTCGTTTACCCGAGGTTGTTTTAGCCGTTTCATCATCTTTCTTGATACTAAGCTTCTGCATCACTACAACGACTCCGATCAAGGCCGCCCCAAGCAATCCATACAAGATCCCTGGGAAGATTAAAAGGAAAGCTGCCACTAGCATAATTACTCTCTGGACTAGATTGGTTTTTATAAAAAGCCTCCCTTTTAACACTGAGGCAAGGGCAATAACCCCGATAATAGCTGTTACAGCAGCACGCAGACTATCCCATGTAGAGCCTCCATCAAAAAGGAGCACAGGGTTAAACAAGAAGAAAAACGGGACAATAAAACCAGCTAACCCTATTTTCAGAGATTCCATCGATACTTTTCCAGAATCAGTGCCAGCAATTCCGCTTGCTGCATAAGAAGCTAAAGCTACTGGAGGTGTGATACTGGATAAGGCTGCATAGTAGAAAGCAAACATATGGGCAGCTAACGGTGCGACATTCATAGTAATCAGGATAGGAACAGCAATGGCAGCAACAATAATATAAGCAGCCGTCACAGGGACACCCATTCCTAGAATGATACTTATAACCATTGTTAATAACGCCGCTAGGAACACACTATCCCCAGCTAGATTAATAACGTTATTACCTACTACGAGCCCTAAACTTGTCAAACTTACTGTTGCTATCACAACGCCTACAATGGCACATGCAATCCCTACATTTATAGCTCCTTTAGCACCTTCCTCAATAGAACGTAATATCGTTCTAAAGTTCATTCTCGTTGATTTTCTTAACCAACTAGCTGCTACGGTCGAAATTAATGCCCAGATCGCTGCAAACAATGGAGTTACCCCAGAAAATAAAGCTCCAACCAGTACAATCAGTGGAATTAACAAATGCCCACCATTTTTTAAGACCTCCACTGCATTGGGGATGTTTTCCTTGGATAAACCGGATAATCCCATGTTTTTCGCTTCAAAATGAACGACCATAAATAGCGTTACATAATAAAGGATTGCTGGAATTAACGCTGCCATCATAACCACTGTATACGGTACACCTAAAAATTGGGCCATGATAAACCCCGCGGCTCCCATGATCGGAGGTGCTATTAATCCTCCTGTAGATGCTACCGCCTCTACGGCTCCAGCGAATTTAGAATTATATCCGGTTTTCTTCATCATCGGGATCGTAACCGTACCTGTAGTGACAACATTTCCAACAGCACTCCCGCTAATCATCCCCATGAAGCCGCTGCCGAAAATAGCAACCTTTGCAGGGCCTCCTGCTGAACGTCCTGCAATGGTTAAGGCTAGATCGTTGATAAAATCAGTAAAACCACTATTTTTAAGAAAAGCCCCAAAAAGGACAAAGACAAAAATGTATGTCGCTGACACACCCAGGGCAATACCAAAGATCCCCTGGCTTCCCCAGAACATGACATTAATCACTCGTTCGACAGTAAATCCATAGTGTCCTAATATCCCAGGTATATAAGCTCCGAAAAAATTATACAGGAGGAACATCGCCGCAATGATGGTTAGCCCTTTTCCGGCAACTCTTCTGCTCGCCTCAAATAATAAGAGTACGGCAACCCCACCCACGATATAATCGAGTGTTGTATTAATACCATTTCTTTCAAGGATAAAGTTGTCATACATGGAAATAAAATAGCCAATAGATCCAACCGACAGAATGACACAAATGATATCCCAGGCTGTCGGCGCCACTCTATTTCCACTACTTTTCTTCGAGGCAGGGTAGAGTAAAAAAGTTAATACAAGCAAAAATCCTAAGTGCCAGGCCCTAAACTTGACCGTCTCCATAACTCCATAACTACTCGTGTATAACTGAAATACAGTCCAGATAATACATAGAAGTAAAATGACTCTAGACATAAGACCTAAATAATTCACCTGTTTCACACCATCAACTGCATGATCAAGCTCTTCAGAGTCTTTTACCTTCCTTCGTTTAGGCAGGAACTTCATCCTTTCCCCCTCCTCCTCATAGTCATGTCAAAATAGAGCTTATTCAAGGACGCCAATTTCCTTATAATATTTTTTTGCACCCGGGTGTAACGGAACGCCTGCGGTGCCCTGCACAGCTAACTCAGGATCAAATTGCTCGGCAACAGCCTGACCCTCTTTCAATTTATCCAGGTTTTCCCATAATGCTTTCGTCAGCTCATAAACTTTCTCTTCGGACACATTAGCATCAACAGCGATCCCGCTAAATTGTCCAACCGTAATAACATCTTCTGATTGATTATCATAAGTTCCAGCCTCGATGGTATGTTTAAAATTCCATGGATACTTTGATTCGTCCGTTAATGTTTTGATCGCATCTTCTGAAAAGCTTAGTACTTTTGAATCAACAGTAGAGATGAGCTCCGTTGCAGCCGAGGAAGGTACACCAGTATAAATATTTGCCGCTTCTACTTGAGCATTTCTTAATAAATCAACGGCTTCTGTAAATCCAACATAGTTCGCATTCACATTATCAACACTTACCCCATGTGCTTCTAATAGTAATTTGGATTCTATGGCTGTAGCACTTCCCGGAGCACCAAACACGAATGAATGGCCTTTAATATCAGAAGGTGATTCAATACCAGAGCCCTCTAACGCTATGACATGACTAACGTTTGGGTACAAGTTTGCTAATACACGGATGTCCTTATACTGACTCCCTTCAAAGTTCCCAGTCCCGTTATAGGCTTCATACATCATATTTACGGTTGAAAAACCCATAGTGACATTTCCTTGGCTCATTAAGTTTAAGTTATCAACACTTCCGTTAGAACCTTGTGACGTCACTTGTGTACCCAGTTCATTAGTCCAAGTAGTGGATAATAAGGCTCCCAATGAATAGAAGACCCCGGTGGTTGTTCCTGTTGAAAGTACTAGAGGTTTCTCTTTCGAGTTTCCAGCCGCACCACTGCAACCGCTTACAATAAGAACAATAGCTATTAATACCAAACCGAACCTGCTGATCTTTTTCATAATATACTCTCCCTCTCCACTAATTATTGATACTAAAGGGCACAACATCTAACATCATCTTACTTGAAAGTAGCTTTTCGCTTTTCCTTAACCGCTTGCACACCTTGCTGGTAATCTTCCAACTCAGTGACTAATCCCATAGAAGAAGAAATCATATCCAGCGATGAACGTAAACTCATATTCTCACTTTGATAAACCGCTCTTTTAGTTAATTGAATGGCTTGCTGAGGCCCATTTACAATCTTTTGTAAATAATCATCTGTAAAAGTCTCAATCTCATCCCGAGGTACTACGAACGTCACCAAGCCCATTTGCTGCGCTTCTTCTGCTTCGATTACTTTCCCAGTCCATAACATATCTAGCGCTCTATCCTTACCTACTAATCGGGGTAAGAAATAGGCAGCCCCATCCCCTGGAACCAACCCTACATTCACATAGCTTTCAGATAATCTGATCTCTTCTGATGCAATCCGAATATCACACATTAGTGCCATATCAAGTCCTGCACCAAACGCTGCACCATGCATTTGAGCAATGACAGGCTGATCGATTTCTTCCAATAATAAAGGAATTCTTTGCACCTTTTTCCACAATGAATTTTTTCTTGCTAAACCTGTACTTGTCATATCCTCTTCACTTTTGTAAAATCCATTTCCAGCCATCATTTCCTTAATATCTCCGCCTGAACAGAAGCCTTTACCATTCCCCTTAATCAGCACGGCACGTATGTGATCCGAATCCCGGACTGTTTCCAGTGCTTCTATCCATAAATGGATCATTTCTTCACTAAAAGCATTTAAACGATCTGGCCTATTCAATGTAATTTTTGCAATATGATCCTCCACGTTAAAAATCAAATCACTCATTTTATTCCCTCCCCTAAAGGTACCTTTGTTACCGGACGATCCGTAATCATTTCCCATAAGCTTTCTTTGTTAGAGCTCATGACTTTTTCAGCCAATTGATCTGCCCAATAATTTTCATTTCCAAATTCATCTCTCCAGGCCCAAAGCCTTCGTGTCACTTGATTCAATCGATGTTCATGGGTAACTCCTATGGCCCCATGGAGCTGATGAGCAATTTCAGTTACTTTCCCTGCCGATTCACTTAGCTTTAGTTTGGCTGCAGCAATTTCATGATCTACCATTCCTTTGCCAAAAGCTTGAATGGCTTTATTTGCAATGGTCACAGAGGCAACTGTTTCACCAGATAATACAGCAATGTGCTGTTGAATAGCTTGTAAGCGATGGAGCGGTCGACCAAATTGTTCACGTTCCTTAGAGTAAAGAACACTTAATTCCAATAAAGCTTCCATAGCACCACTCATCATTGCGGTCTTTATTAACCCTCCTAGATTGGTGACTTTCATCCTGAATTTCTCTTCCTCAACATCCTCTAAGAAAATATTTTCCACATCAATACTTTCAAAGTTTACCGTGTCCGATGGCTCCCCAGCTAGATTGCTATTGTATTCAACACCGGCTTGCTCTAATGGCAATAAAGCGACCTTGGAAGCACCTTCAAAATTAACTAGTACTAGTAAACTTTTTGCATGTCTAGCCCATGGTACATGTACTGCCTTTCCCCGTATGGAATACCCTTTGGTTGTTTCTTCTATCTCAATCTTGTTTTTAAGATTCACAGAGAGGGTGAAAATTTCTCTGGATGCTGGTACCCTATGATCCGCCAGCAACCACTGAACCATTAAAGTTTCTGATAGAGGAAGTGGAACACTAAACCTCCCATATAACTGTAAGATATGAAGGGCGTCATTGTAATCTCCACCGGTTCCCCCTAAAGATTCCGGAACACCGACAGAAGTGATTCCGGATTCAACTAACACCGACCACAGCTCTTCGGCAAATATCCCTTCTTCTAATTGATCAATCAGTTCTTTTGAACATAAAGATTTAAACATTTTATTGGTGGAATCCAGAATAATTTCTTGCATATCACTCATTCAGCAACCACCCCTTTCGTAACGATCCCTCTTAAGATTTCTGTGGTTCCTCCACGTAAAGTAAACCCTGGTCCATGCAAAATCGACTGAGCCAACAACTTTTCAAATCGGACATCTGACGTCATCGATGGGTGACTAGCTATAATTAACCGAGCAACCTCAGCCACATTTTTCTCAAACTTTGTTCCCATATCTTTAACTAGAGCAGCTGTTGTATTTACATCCGCTCCTTCCTCTAATAATTGGGCAATCCCGATTGACATATGTCTTAAGCTATATAATTGGGACAGCAGTTTCATAGATTCTCCCATGCCTTGAACATCCTTATTTTCTCTCAAAGTTCCGATCAATTCCTCTAACAAAGGAAATGTACTCAATATTCTTTCAGGTCCACTTCTCTCATAAGCAAGCTCCGCCATGCTTTGCTTCCATCCATTCCCTTCTTGCCCGACAATGTTCTCCTCAGGTATGATAACGCTTTCAAAAAACACTTCATTAAAATGCTCTTCTCCTGTTAAATATTTGATGGGTCTTATAGTAACGCCGGGACTGGACAAATCTACAACCAATTGACTTAACCCCTCATGTTTCCTGTCTGGTTTTTTTGGTGACGTTCTGCAGAGGACGATCATATAATCAGAAAGATGTGCCCCACTAGTCCATATCTTCATCCCATTTAAAACCCAACCATTCTCTGTCCTTTCTGCCTTTGTACTTATGGCTGCTAAATCAGAACCAGCATTTGGCTCACTTAAACCTATGGAAAAATAACAAGTGCCTTCTGCAATTTTAGGCAGAAAAAACTCCTTTTGTTCATCGGTTCCAAATTTTAAAAATAACGGACCAGTCTGTCGATCAGCAAACCAATGTGCAGCTATTGGAGCACCCGCCGCTAATAATTCCTCAATAACGATATACCGTTCTAGGGAACTTCTCTCTTTCCCACCATATTGCTTTGGCCAAGTCATCCCAATCCAGCCTTTTTTTCCTAACTTTTGGGAGAACTCAGGTGAATATCCACTTAACCATGAGTCAACTTGAGATTCAAAGGTCTCTTTTTCGCTTTTAATAAACTGACGTACTTCATTCCTGAATGTTTCCTGTTCTTCCGTAAATCCCATAATCGGTATCTTTAATTTGTTCATGTTTAAAAACACCTTCCTTTTTACCGATATTCGGTAACAGTTATCATTATTTGATAATTTGTATTCTAACGGAATTAAAAATAAATATCAATAACTTTTCAAATTTTCAAATAAATATCTAAGCCGAAAGTTTTTTGGGGAGTATTGAACCTGTTCCAGGGGATGAAGAGATTCCTAGGTCAATTCATTAAGCACAAAAAAGCCAGAAAGGGAAATCGCCCCTCCTGACTCCTAGATACCCTATACCTGAACCGTTCCCCTCTTCTCACAATTAATGTATATAGACCTATACATGTAGCAACAATGTTTAAAACACCAATGAGTGAGGTGTTAGATCATGTTTGTAAAGGATTTAGAAATGCACTGTTTATGTGTCTTCCGTTTTGGATCATTGTCTTCCTGCTCATCATTTTTACTCAGAGGCAGTTCAAAGTATCTAAGTATAAAGAACAAGGCTGCCTCCTATATAAGAGACAGCCTTGTCATTAAGAATTATATTCTGTAATCATATTGTGAACCTCTTGAATTTCTTGATCAGAAACCTGCAGATAGTACACACCACCTATTTTCGTACCCGTCCCAGTCATTTGGTACGTTTCCATGTTCTGTTGGGCACTACGATAGTTTAGCACGATATTCTTCATGGTGCTGAAATTCATATTGGTTGTTACGTTATTGCCGAGGACATCCATCATTTCTCCGATCCGATTCACGGAATTAATGCTTGCCCCTTTATCAACAATTGCTTTAATGACTTGCCGCTGACGCTCATTTCGACCAGCGTCACCCGCTGGATCCTGGTATCTCATGCGTACATACCCCATCGTTTGTGGACCATTAAGAGTGATTTCACCTTTTTCGTAGTGATAGCCTTCTTTGTAATGGCCAGTATCATACCAATCGATTGAATTATTTACGGTAATTCCACCGACAGCATCAACCATTTCGGTAAGTCCCTGCATATTCATCTTGACGTAATAATCCATATCAACATCCAGAAAACTCTCTACTGTCCTTATAGCCATGTCCGTGCCGCCAAAGGCATACGCATGATTGATCTTGTCTTTAGTTCCCGCATTAGGATCATCTCCGACAAGTGTTGCTCTTGTATCACGTGGAATACTTATCAGCTGACTGCGGTTGTTAGCAGGGTCTAAAGAAAGGACCATTAAAGCATCTGATCTCCCACGGTCGCCTTTTCTTTCATCTACACCCATCAATAATATATTTAAAGGTTCTTCTTGGGTTATTTTCTTCTCTGTCGCTTCATGATCAATAGAAGTTACCTTCTCATGCATCTTTTCATCCACCGTGCTTTTGGCCCCAGCGTATATGGTATACAGATAGACGCCTCCACCTAATAATAGTAAAACGAATAGGATAAGAGGGACCCTCCACCATTTCCTTTTCTTTTTCTTGTGTATGTCTGAACGTTTCCTCATTCATCTGTTCACTCCATCTTCTGTCATTCAGTTATGTTCTATTATAACTAGAAATGACATAGACAACAAGAATACGACAAAAAAGAGTAAACATGTGCCTTGCCCTTTCATCTATGTTTCTCAGAATTGCTAATAAAGCAAAACAGACTTTTGACCCAAGAAATAACCCTCCAACACATTTGCATGGAACAGATCTTGAAAGCCCACGTCCGAGACATCCCCATGATCGATTAAAGAGTTAAGTGCTTCCTCGTCTTCTCTTTAATCGCTTTCCTCGTCCGCTTCACGGTAGCCTCGCTTACAGATTCAGCATCGGAAATTTCTCCAACTGTACAGCCGCCTAACGTTAGCCGAACCACACTCTTTTCAAACTCCGTCAAGCCAAGTGGTAAATATCGTGCAGAAAGATCAAATCTGATATAGGATCAGGAAAAAGAGAGTCCTTATAGTGACCCAAGAGTGCTAGCCGTGACGATTGATCCCTTTGCTTGCGGAACAATGACATATAATAAAAGGTCAGCTGATTCGTGAAATAGGTGGAAAAGTTGGACTTTGTTGAATCGTAATTGTTCATACATTTATCATAAATAAAATAGGCCTCTTGTAGATAATCTTCGTAAGGCTTCCTCACGTTCAATTTCTTCAACACTGTATATACGAGCCTTTGATAAACTTCATACTGATCGTTCATTATCTTCCCGTTTCTATTGAATACTCAATAATAAATTATGCGCATATCCTTATTATTACCTATGTACTACAAAAAGAAAACAATTATTTCATGTTTTTACAATTCTTTAAAAAGTTGCACGACTTATGACACCAAAATTGGTTTTCAAAACGATAATATATATGAACAATAAAAAATCTGTAAAGGGGTATAATCAATGACAATGGATTTCGAACAAATCGTCAGAGAAAATGAACAACTGATTCACTACCACATTCATCGCCTGCATATTCAAGATCGTGATGGGTACTTTTTTGCTGAAGGGTTAGAAGCTCTATGGAATGCTTATGAAAGCTACAACCCTGAACTTGGACAATTTTCGACCTACATAAGCTGGAGGATACGAAATGCCCTGATCGATTGCATACGGAAAGAAGCGAGAAATACGAAGCATGAGGAGACCTATTTTCAGGAGCATGCGAATATGGAAGCCATTCAAACCGAAGATATCATTCAAGATCACTACTTATGGGAGCAAGTGAAAGAAATATTGACGGAAAATCAATGGAAATGGGTCTACTACTTTGTCATCCATGATCTGTCTGTCGATCAAATTGCCAAACTGGAAAACGTTACAAGAGATGCTGTGAAGAATTGGGGAAGACACGCCAGGAATAAACTGCGTAAAGCTTTGGAATTAGAGACGAGACCTTAGGGATAAAAGGATTCTACGTCAGGATATGTTTTCATACATTTTAGTTATGTCTTCAATGCTTTAGGTTAAGGAAGGATTCGGCAACTGAGCATCCCGCTCTATTGCCGGATCTTGATACATATACTTTTGCGGAATAAATTTTTTGTACCTTAATCACCAAGGTCAGGACGCTATATCAATTATCGATAGTTATGACTTCTGATCCAAGGTGTCTGCCCCACTTAACCCTGCACCCATTCTGTACCCGTTAATTTCCAACTACTCGGAGCCTCTACATCACAGATCACATGACTGAAAGCCTCCATTGATTCCATCTTAAAATTGGCCTTCACACCTAGCTTGGAATGGTCAACGAGGGCATACGCCTGCCTCGTATGGCTGATAAAAATCTGAGATAGCGAACACTTTTCCGATTGGTAGCTTGTTAATCCAATATTCGGATCGACACCATCAACGGAAATAAAAGCTTTGTCAACGAAAAAAGTCTTAGCCATTTTTTCCGTATACGATCCGCTTGATCGTGAGTGCGTACTGTTCATACGGCCTCCTAGAAAAATCAGCTCCCCCACAAATAGCTTCTTCTGCTCGTACTCCATCATCAGCTTCATCAATGGAAAGAAATTCGTAATAATCGTGACGTTGGTTTTCTCAAGGAGGGGCGCGGCCATTTGCAAGGTTGTGCTGCCTTCATCGATGAAAATGACGTCTCCATCATTAACTAGAGAAGCAGCTTTGCTACCAATACGTTTCTTTTCTTTCGCACGTAAAATTTTACGCTCAAACATAGGCGGCTCTTCGCTGGTCGATGATTCAGGCTTCAAAGCCCCGCCATACACCTTCCTTATACGCTTTTCTGCTTCTAATTCATCTAGGTCCCGTCGAATAGTTTCCATAGACACGTTAAAATCTATAGCAAGATCGCGAACTTTTACTTTCCCATTTTCCTCAATCTGCAATAGAATATTACTCTTTCTTTCATCTGATAATAACGTCATATTCTGCCTCCTTGCTTACAGCTCTTCTAACAGAAGACTGCCTTTATGGAGGAGGGCAGTCTTCTCTTCGTTCATTTTATTCAGACAAAGGTATGTTCCCAGTTTGAACAAGTTTCTTGAATTACGTCAAGCAAGCGCTCCATATCTTTCGGGTACACTTCGCCAATGTTCCCAATTCGGAACGTGTTGATCTCGGAAATTTTCCCTGGGTAGATGACAAAACCTTTCTTTTTGAGAGTCTGATAGAATTCTTGAAAGGTAAAGGTCGGATCATCTGGAAAAAGAAACGATGTAATAATAGGTGACTGCTGTTCCTCTTTGATATGGGCGGAAAAACCAAGCTTTTCCATGCCCTGTACGAGCAATTGCTGATTCTGTATATAACGTCTGTGACGTGCTTGGACACCGCCTTCTTCCTCAAGTTCTAACAGCGCTTGATAAAAAGCCCTCACGACATGGGTTGGCGAGGTATAACGCCATTTACCACTGTTATTCTCCATGGTTTCATATTGACTATACATATCAAGGGAAAGGGAACGGGCGTTATCTTTACACTTCTCAAGCTCCTTTTTCTTGGCAATGCAGAATCCAAATCCTGGCACTCCTTGAATGCATTTATTGGCACTACTAATCAGAAAGTCTATGCCCCAATCATGGACATCCATTGGAATGCCGCCAAAGCTTGACATCGCATCTACGATGGTTGTTTTCCCGTAGCGTTTAGCTGCTGCACAAATTTCTTGAGCAGGATTCAAAATACCCGTTGTCGTTTCACAATGCACGACCACCACATGACTAATAGTTGGATCATTCCCTAAATGTGCTTCTACCGTACTTGGATCGATCGCCATATGTTCTTCTTCTTCTACGACCACTGTCTCAATTCCGAGTACTTCACACATCTTCACAATCCGGTCACCATACGCACCATTCGTGCAGACGAGCAGCTTTCCACCTGTTTTCGGCATCACAGTTCCTAGAACAGATTCGACGGTAAAAGAACCACTGCCTTGCATTAAAACGGATGTATATGAGTCGGTCTCTCTTGTCGAAAGGGTCACGAGACGCTCTCTGACTTTTTGGACAAGTTGATTATAGTCCGCATCCCATGTACACCAATCCTGCAGCATTGCTTTACGTACTGTTTCTGAGGTTGACAAAGGTCCAGGCGTTAACAGCAAATAAT comes from the Halobacillus shinanisalinarum genome and includes:
- the phnW gene encoding 2-aminoethylphosphonate--pyruvate transaminase produces the protein MKNDYLLLTPGPLSTSETVRKAMLQDWCTWDADYNQLVQKVRERLVTLSTRETDSYTSVLMQGSGSFTVESVLGTVMPKTGGKLLVCTNGAYGDRIVKMCEVLGIETVVVEEEEHMAIDPSTVEAHLGNDPTISHVVVVHCETTTGILNPAQEICAAAKRYGKTTIVDAMSSFGGIPMDVHDWGIDFLISSANKCIQGVPGFGFCIAKKKELEKCKDNARSLSLDMYSQYETMENNSGKWRYTSPTHVVRAFYQALLELEEEGGVQARHRRYIQNQQLLVQGMEKLGFSAHIKEEQQSPIITSFLFPDDPTFTFQEFYQTLKKKGFVIYPGKISEINTFRIGNIGEVYPKDMERLLDVIQETCSNWEHTFV
- a CDS encoding DeoR/GlpR family DNA-binding transcription regulator; amino-acid sequence: MTLLSDERKSNILLQIEENGKVKVRDLAIDFNVSMETIRRDLDELEAEKRIRKVYGGALKPESSTSEEPPMFERKILRAKEKKRIGSKAASLVNDGDVIFIDEGSTTLQMAAPLLEKTNVTIITNFFPLMKLMMEYEQKKLFVGELIFLGGRMNSTHSRSSGSYTEKMAKTFFVDKAFISVDGVDPNIGLTSYQSEKCSLSQIFISHTRQAYALVDHSKLGVKANFKMESMEAFSHVICDVEAPSSWKLTGTEWVQG